A region of Propionispora vibrioides DNA encodes the following proteins:
- a CDS encoding RNA polymerase sigma factor, with the protein MFILQKNEQDLIILFKQEKENLLRFVRSKITGISDMDAEDIVADTLFNVYNRLSADRPIENLLPYLYQSVKNKIFDWFRRPQPVVSLDAVEVGAQLQRNELMLDNRAAIEYIVEQKELALLLKNALLSLEPKQRAVWVATEIDGYSFKELSVKWQEPIGTLLARKSRATTKLRKLLQEHEQNLDRGE; encoded by the coding sequence ATGTTTATTTTGCAAAAAAACGAACAAGATCTCATCATCCTGTTTAAGCAAGAAAAAGAAAACTTACTTCGTTTTGTTCGCTCCAAGATCACAGGCATTTCCGATATGGATGCGGAAGATATCGTAGCCGATACTTTATTTAACGTATATAACCGGTTGAGCGCTGATCGCCCCATTGAAAATCTGCTGCCCTATCTCTATCAATCGGTTAAAAATAAAATATTCGATTGGTTTCGCCGTCCCCAACCGGTAGTCTCCCTGGATGCCGTCGAGGTGGGTGCCCAGTTGCAAAGAAATGAGCTAATGCTGGATAACCGGGCAGCCATTGAATATATCGTAGAGCAAAAAGAACTTGCTTTACTCTTAAAAAACGCCTTATTGAGCTTAGAGCCCAAACAACGTGCCGTATGGGTTGCCACGGAAATTGACGGCTACAGCTTCAAGGAATTATCGGTGAAATGGCAAGAACCGATTGGCACATTGCTGGCAAGAAAAAGCCGGGCAACCACTAAACTAAGAAAACTACTGCAAGAGCATGAACAAAATTTGGACAGAGGTGAATAG
- a CDS encoding RrF2 family transcriptional regulator: MKSKQYKKVNSLQFSVGVEYALHCLLYMVDFPAGKSVGIKDLAAYQGISETYLSKVYTKLTKAGIVKSIPGVKGGYELTRTPEAITFWDVVEAIEGASYFFRCVEIRQKEILLDKENLPDSHKKCPCLIKVVMLEAEEQMRQYLRAKTLAWLHAEVQSKVPAGQRAATLDWFLRGRAR; encoded by the coding sequence GTGAAAAGTAAACAGTATAAGAAGGTGAATTCGTTGCAATTTTCGGTAGGCGTAGAGTACGCGTTACATTGCCTGTTATATATGGTCGATTTCCCGGCCGGCAAGTCAGTGGGAATCAAGGACTTAGCGGCGTACCAGGGTATTTCTGAGACCTATCTTTCCAAGGTATATACAAAGCTTACGAAAGCGGGTATTGTCAAATCAATTCCCGGCGTTAAAGGCGGGTATGAATTGACCCGTACTCCGGAGGCAATCACCTTTTGGGATGTTGTGGAGGCTATCGAGGGTGCTTCTTACTTTTTCCGCTGTGTGGAAATTAGGCAAAAAGAGATATTGCTGGATAAAGAAAATCTGCCGGACTCACACAAAAAATGTCCCTGTTTAATTAAGGTGGTCATGCTGGAAGCGGAAGAACAGATGAGGCAGTACCTGAGAGCTAAAACGTTGGCCTGGCTGCATGCTGAGGTGCAGTCTAAAGTTCCTGCCGGGCAGCGGGCGGCAACGTTGGACTGGTTTCTGCGTGGCCGGGCGCGGTAG
- a CDS encoding pyridoxamine 5'-phosphate oxidase family protein has product MLSEKFFEVLTHEGVVSIVTWNTEEAHVVNTWNSYLVVTPDQRILIPAYAMHRTEKNLTLHNKVKLTLGSREVLGYKDYQGTGFLVEGTGKFLASGPEFDMMKEKFSFLTRVLEITVAKAKQML; this is encoded by the coding sequence ATGCTAAGCGAAAAATTTTTCGAAGTGTTAACCCATGAAGGAGTCGTTTCCATCGTGACCTGGAATACAGAAGAAGCTCATGTGGTAAATACCTGGAATTCCTACCTGGTTGTCACGCCTGACCAAAGAATCTTAATTCCGGCGTATGCTATGCACCGGACTGAAAAAAATCTTACTCTCCACAATAAAGTGAAACTGACTTTAGGCAGCAGGGAGGTTCTGGGCTATAAAGATTACCAGGGTACAGGCTTTCTCGTCGAAGGAACAGGAAAATTTCTTGCATCCGGCCCTGAATTTGACATGATGAAGGAAAAGTTCTCGTTTTTAACCAGGGTATTGGAAATTACGGTCGCCAAAGCCAAGCAAATGCTCTAA
- a CDS encoding EFR1 family ferrodoxin (N-terminal region resembles flavodoxins. C-terminal ferrodoxin region binds two 4Fe-4S clusters.): MPKTIIYYFSATGNSKHVANVLAANIEDCRLCPIPRTIQEESIFIDADVVGLVIPTHYFGVPPLVAAFIRKLRFASKVNYVFAIVTSGSSQYLNSSLKQLKKLFSAQKQELHAGYHVQMISSYIPLSDIPSPEKRQQILAAADKKVERIIHSITARNRHYDSEGIYAPLQRINQYWQKHLLPNTYTKFSCKESCTGCGTCAKVCPVKNITLTGQRPQWLHNCQECLACLHLCPAKSIEFGKRTAARQRYRHPQVTVKELSNDRLP, from the coding sequence ATGCCGAAAACTATCATCTATTACTTTTCAGCGACCGGCAACTCCAAGCACGTGGCTAATGTTCTGGCGGCCAACATTGAAGATTGCCGTTTATGCCCCATTCCGCGCACAATCCAAGAAGAAAGTATTTTTATTGATGCTGACGTGGTAGGACTGGTCATTCCCACCCATTATTTTGGCGTGCCGCCGCTGGTTGCCGCTTTTATCCGTAAGCTAAGATTTGCCTCAAAAGTAAATTATGTATTTGCGATCGTAACCAGCGGCAGCAGTCAATACCTGAACAGTTCACTGAAACAGCTAAAAAAACTTTTCTCTGCCCAAAAGCAAGAACTGCATGCAGGCTATCATGTGCAAATGATCTCCAGCTATATTCCGCTTTCTGATATTCCATCGCCGGAAAAACGGCAGCAAATATTAGCGGCAGCCGACAAAAAAGTAGAACGAATTATCCATTCGATCACAGCACGCAACCGCCATTATGACTCGGAAGGAATTTACGCCCCCCTCCAGAGAATCAACCAGTATTGGCAGAAACATTTACTTCCCAATACTTATACAAAATTCAGTTGTAAAGAATCCTGTACCGGTTGCGGCACCTGTGCCAAAGTATGCCCGGTCAAGAACATAACTCTGACAGGGCAAAGGCCGCAATGGCTGCATAATTGCCAGGAATGCCTGGCCTGTCTGCACCTATGTCCGGCCAAAAGTATCGAATTTGGCAAACGGACGGCGGCCCGGCAACGTTACCGTCATCCCCAGGTCACCGTTAAGGAACTATCTAACGACAGGCTGCCATGA